A single Apostichopus japonicus isolate 1M-3 chromosome 11, ASM3797524v1, whole genome shotgun sequence DNA region contains:
- the LOC139975858 gene encoding uncharacterized protein isoform X5: MTYKILKEKRKSVTSPPRNSERSKEPTADLQDEKQVQKDNYKTIPAPSLLYNSEKSKEPIADIEDDKQVQKDNYKTIPVPSPLYNEPIADIEDEIQIQDNHNNPVSAQSVPCHKNKIQQQEENDREAPIEDIEDEKQTRKYTLNRIQQQEENETELCMIIHKELEELIKELERLRQQEDDVIRRFETSGSFPYQLDYSNKPMGFQGRAMQNREAVANRKILLEDLRQLSAGFRKTQDEAFRRFKSKTGGSYHNIKKPVQKRETVTERKLVRMVAPVAFKEERSSCEEKETLNVPVPTGLSKNSACSLQDKSCMEEEVVITTEGGLIEIQDTGVSLEIPPGALEEEQLIKMRIVSDDYHDDLAESFGSNASVVVELLPSNLALLKPAKLTLPHCLVLKLGCEWKAKIYTSHHEKGNQPLWEEDLFASCELHKSFCLIWLQRFCWKKVIVGEEIIDAKFIILFAARRGPFSNSYAYVDVGFCSELPSCQEKKEDVLHHLRIAFYKKGELPLTILFDKDLPSIWTYYPGAENPKQIAFQRVATSNKCLSTFVLKWQGNLEITDCTCYFKAGQGTDLVDLIFPLQKWHLSSSKFVSSSNSDVKIANNKRPPAAEETTETSCSAKTTTVPSDLCSAHLSISRGEPQKTSGPPLDYTVSSTCPECIDVLQYLAQELTDNWQEVGRKLRLTDSILKTIKNDNKDSSKQRCYKMLTKWMQKYGSGATYTVLGKALEEADRKDLQEYVYDNVKI, from the exons ATGACCTATAAGATACTAAAGGAGAAAAGAAAATCTGTGACGTCCCCACCACGCAat TCTGAAAGGTCGAAGGAGCCCACAGCAGACTTACAAGATGAGAAACAAGTACAGAAGGACAATTATAAAACCATTCCTGCTCCATCCCTACTGTACAAT tcTGAAAAGTCAAAGGAGCCCATAGCAGACATAGAAGATGACAAGCAAGTACAGAAGGACAATTATAAAACCATTCCTGTTCCATCTCCACTGTACAAT GAGCCCATTGCAGACATAGAAGATGAGATACAAATACAGGACAACCATAATAACCCTGTTTCTGCTCAATCTGTACCATGCCAT AAGAACAAGATACAACAGCAGGAGGAGAATGATAGAGAG GCGCCCATTGAAGACATAGAAGATGAGAAACAAACACGG AAGTACACCTTAAACAGGATACAACAGCAGGAGGAGAATGAAACAGAG CTCTGTATGATCATACATAAGGAGTTGGAAGAGCTGATTAAGGAATTAGAAAGGTTAAGGCAACAAGAGGATGATGTTATCCGAAGGTTCGAGACAAGTGGATCTTTTCCTTATCAACTGGACTATTCCAATAAGCCAATGGGCTTTCAAGGGAGGGCTATGCAGAACAGAGAAGCTGTAGCTAACAGAAAAATA CTATTAGAGGATCTCAGACAACTCTCAGCAGGCTTCAGAAAAACTCAAGATGAGGCTTTCAGAAGGTTTAAGTCCAAGACAGGTGGATCTTATCATAATATCAAAAAACCAGTGCAGAAAAGAGAAACCGTGACTGAAAGAAAACTAGTAAGAATG GTTGCACCAGTGGCTTTCAAGGAGGAAAGATCATCATGTGAAGAAAAGGAGACTTTAAATGTACCAGTTCCAACAG GCTTGAGTAAGAATTCAGCATGCAGCCTACAAGATAAAAGTTGTATGGAAGAAGAAGTGGTGATCACAACAGAAGGTGGATTAATAGAGATACAAGATACTGGTGTCAGCCTAGAAATACCTCCTGGTGCTCTGGAGGAGGAACAATTGATTAAAATGAGAATTGTTTCAGATGATTACCATGATGATTTAGCTGAGTCATTTGGTAGTAACGCATCAGTTGTGGTAGAGCTCCTCCCTAGTAACCTTGCCCTACTGAAACCGGCAAAGCTGACATTGCCTCACtgtttggttctcaagttaggCTGTGAATGGAAAGCAAAGATATACACCAGTCATCATGAGAAAG GAAACCAACCACTTTGGGAAGAGGATCTATTTGCTTCATGTGAATTGCATAAAAGCTTTTGCTTGATATGGCTTCAGCGTTTTTGCTGGAAGAAAGTGATAGTTGGTGAGGAAATAATAGATGCCAAGTTCATTATATTGTTTGCTGCCAGACGTGGGCCTTTCTCTAACAGTTATGCATATGTGGATGTCGGCTTTTGCTCGGAATTACCAAGTTGTCAAGAG AAAAAGGAAGATGTCTTGCATCACCTTAGGATAGCATTTTACAAGAAAGGAGAGTTACCATTGACAATTTTGTTTGATAAAGATTTACCATCTATTTGGACATACTATCCTGGAGCAGAAAACCCAAAG CAAATAGCTTTCCAGAGGGTTGCTACTTCCAATAAATGTTTGTCCACATTTGTATTAAAATGGCAAGGGAACTTGGAAATAACTGACTGTACATGTTACTTCAAAGCTGGGCAAGGAACAGACCTTGTAGACTTAATATTTCCCCTTCAG AAATGGCACCTTTCAAGTTCTAAGTTTGTCAGTAGCTCAAATAGTGACGTGAAGATTGCCAACAATAAGCGTCCACCAGCTGCTGAAGAAACTACAGAGACAAGTTGCAGTGCTAAAACAACGACG GTACCAAGCGACTTATGTTCTGCACATCTCAGCATCTCAAGAGGAGAGCCCCAAAAAACAAGTGGACCCCCATTGGATTATACTGTATCCTCAACATGTCCTGAATGTATTGACGTCTTGCAG TACCTAGCTCAAGAATTGACAGACAACTGGCAGGAGGTTGGCAGAAAACTACGTCTAACAGATTCAATACTGAAGACAATAAAGAACGATAACAAGGATAGCTCTAAGCAAAGATGTTATAAGATGTTAACTAAGTGGATGCAAAAATATGGCAGTGGTGCAACATACACGGTACTAGGAAAGGCCTTGGAAGAAGCTGACAGAAAAGATCTGCAAGAATATGTGTATGACAATGTGAAGATATAA
- the LOC139975858 gene encoding uncharacterized protein isoform X6, which produces MTYKILKEKRKSVTSPPRNSERSKEPTADLQDEKQVQKDNYKTIPAPSLLYNSEKSKEPIADIEDDKQVQKDNYKTIPVPSPLYNEPIADIEDEIQIQDNHNNPVSAQSVPCHKNKIQQQEENDREVCAMFPQHDAPIEDIEDEKQTRVNRNNPVSALFIPCSKYTLNRIQQQEENETELCMIIHKELEELIKELERLRQQEDDVIRRFETSGSFPYQLDYSNKPMGFQGRAMQNREAVANRKILLEDLRQLSAGFRKTQDEAFRRFKSKTGGSYHNIKKPVQKRETVTERKLVRMVAPVAFKEERSSCEEKETLNVPVPTGLSKNSACSLQDKSCMEEEVVITTEGGLIEIQDTGVSLEIPPGALEEEQLIKMRIVSDDYHDDLAESFGSNASVVVELLPSNLALLKPAKLTLPHCLVLKLGCEWKAKIYTSHHEKGNQPLWEEDLFASCELHKSFCLIWLQRFCWKKVIVGEEIIDAKFIILFAARRGPFSNSYAYVDVGFCSELPSCQEKKEDVLHHLRIAFYKKGELPLTILFDKDLPSIWTYYPGAENPKIGPMMWRLMSF; this is translated from the exons ATGACCTATAAGATACTAAAGGAGAAAAGAAAATCTGTGACGTCCCCACCACGCAat TCTGAAAGGTCGAAGGAGCCCACAGCAGACTTACAAGATGAGAAACAAGTACAGAAGGACAATTATAAAACCATTCCTGCTCCATCCCTACTGTACAAT tcTGAAAAGTCAAAGGAGCCCATAGCAGACATAGAAGATGACAAGCAAGTACAGAAGGACAATTATAAAACCATTCCTGTTCCATCTCCACTGTACAAT GAGCCCATTGCAGACATAGAAGATGAGATACAAATACAGGACAACCATAATAACCCTGTTTCTGCTCAATCTGTACCATGCCAT AAGAACAAGATACAACAGCAGGAGGAGAATGATAGAGAGGTATGTGCAATGTTTCCACAACACGAT GCGCCCATTGAAGACATAGAAGATGAGAAACAAACACGGGTCAACCGTAATAACCCTGTATCTGCTCTATTTATACCGTGCAGT AAGTACACCTTAAACAGGATACAACAGCAGGAGGAGAATGAAACAGAG CTCTGTATGATCATACATAAGGAGTTGGAAGAGCTGATTAAGGAATTAGAAAGGTTAAGGCAACAAGAGGATGATGTTATCCGAAGGTTCGAGACAAGTGGATCTTTTCCTTATCAACTGGACTATTCCAATAAGCCAATGGGCTTTCAAGGGAGGGCTATGCAGAACAGAGAAGCTGTAGCTAACAGAAAAATA CTATTAGAGGATCTCAGACAACTCTCAGCAGGCTTCAGAAAAACTCAAGATGAGGCTTTCAGAAGGTTTAAGTCCAAGACAGGTGGATCTTATCATAATATCAAAAAACCAGTGCAGAAAAGAGAAACCGTGACTGAAAGAAAACTAGTAAGAATG GTTGCACCAGTGGCTTTCAAGGAGGAAAGATCATCATGTGAAGAAAAGGAGACTTTAAATGTACCAGTTCCAACAG GCTTGAGTAAGAATTCAGCATGCAGCCTACAAGATAAAAGTTGTATGGAAGAAGAAGTGGTGATCACAACAGAAGGTGGATTAATAGAGATACAAGATACTGGTGTCAGCCTAGAAATACCTCCTGGTGCTCTGGAGGAGGAACAATTGATTAAAATGAGAATTGTTTCAGATGATTACCATGATGATTTAGCTGAGTCATTTGGTAGTAACGCATCAGTTGTGGTAGAGCTCCTCCCTAGTAACCTTGCCCTACTGAAACCGGCAAAGCTGACATTGCCTCACtgtttggttctcaagttaggCTGTGAATGGAAAGCAAAGATATACACCAGTCATCATGAGAAAG GAAACCAACCACTTTGGGAAGAGGATCTATTTGCTTCATGTGAATTGCATAAAAGCTTTTGCTTGATATGGCTTCAGCGTTTTTGCTGGAAGAAAGTGATAGTTGGTGAGGAAATAATAGATGCCAAGTTCATTATATTGTTTGCTGCCAGACGTGGGCCTTTCTCTAACAGTTATGCATATGTGGATGTCGGCTTTTGCTCGGAATTACCAAGTTGTCAAGAG AAAAAGGAAGATGTCTTGCATCACCTTAGGATAGCATTTTACAAGAAAGGAGAGTTACCATTGACAATTTTGTTTGATAAAGATTTACCATCTATTTGGACATACTATCCTGGAGCAGAAAACCCAAAG ATTGGTCCTATGATGTGGAGACTGATGTCATTTTAA